A genome region from Penicillium psychrofluorescens genome assembly, chromosome: 3 includes the following:
- a CDS encoding uncharacterized protein (ID:PFLUO_004777-T1.cds;~source:funannotate) produces MTSSRPSSNFSRAHRSPSLLTERRDVRRLSGRSVTSLDPDPAPDAEPPAAAEEISEIKRYEDFTTIDWVQDAVHEQARRRAKRRSGQGFWDQEGTFGWRRKLYESYDAGQAWLVVTLVGMAIGANSAFLNIITEWLSDIKLGHCTTAFYLNEQFCCWGAEDGCPEWKHWTGIAPFNYVIYFFFAILLAFIAAILVKSFAPYAAGSGISEIKCIIAGFVMKGFLGAWTLLIKSIALPLAIASGLSVGKEGPSVHFAVCTGNVISRMFGKYKQNASKTREILTASAAAGVAVAFGSPIGGVLFSLEEMANYFPLKTLWRSYFCALVATSVLAALNPFRTGQLVMFQVEYDRSWHFFELIFFAFLGVFGGLYGAFVIKWNLRVAAFRKKYLSPHPVMEAVVLAGFTALICYPNMFLRINMTEMMEILFRECEGGHDYNGLCQPSHRWSMVMSLAVATILRIGLVIISYGCKVPAGIFVPSMAIGASFGRMLGIMVEALHNSFPKSAFFASCEPDVPCITPGTYAFLGAGAALSGIMHLTISVTVIMFELTGALTYILPTMIVVGVTKAVGDRFGNGGIADRMIWFNGFPFLDNKEDHVFNVPVSHAMTTEPLTLPASDFPVREAEHLLSDNKFQGIPIVEDRSNKILVGYIGRTELRYAIDRARSEGLISPTARCVFTKEAAEATVARRASVPSQAARSTATLDAIQEGGDSGFVDFSRYVDHTPLTVHPRLALETVMEIFKKMGPRIILVEHRGRLTGLVTVKDCLKYQFKVEAEEQALVAASSSAAFSSSLGGHLDNAPESMEERLWRLIQTVAGFVSGKVGRRPVRLRGGPNPSVPESGILDGTEDDGVVELEDRESGDRGQRQ; encoded by the exons TGTCCGTAGGCTCTCTGGCCGCTCCGTTACCTCCCTCGACCCAGATCCGGCCCCCGACGCCGAACCCCCGGCTGCCGCAGAGGAGATCAGCGAGATCAAGCGTTACGAGGACTTCACAACGATAGACTGGGTGCAGGACGCAGTACACGAACAGGCGCGACGACGAGCTAAGCGCCGGAGCGGCCAAGGGTTCTGGGACCAGGAGGGCACCTTTGGTTGGAGGCGGAAACTATACGAGTCCTACGATGCAGGCCAGGCCTGGCTTGTGGTCACTTTGGTTGGCATGGCCATTGGAGCCAACTCGGCTTTTCTCAATATCATCACTGAATGGCTGTCTGACATTAAGCTGGGACATTGTACAACCGCATTTTATTTGAACGAGCAGttttgctgctggggcgCTGAGGATG GATGCCCCGAGTGGAAGCATTGGACTGGCATTGCGCCGTTCAACTACGTTATCTATTTCTTTTTTGCG ATCCTGCTCGCTTTTATTGCCGCCATTTTGGTGAAGTCGTTTGCGCCATATGCCGCAGGTTCCGGCATTTCGGAGATCAAATGCATCATCGCTGGGTTTGTCATGAAGGGTTTCCTCGGCGCATGGACTCTTCTGATTAAATCGATTGCGCTGCCATTGGCCATCGCATCAGGTCTCTCTGTTGGTAAAGAGGGACCTAGTGTACACTTTGCAGTGTGTACGGGCAATGTGATATCGAGGATGTTCGGCAAATATAAGCAAAATGCTTCGAAGACGAGAGAGATCCTGActgcctcggcggcagccgGCGTGGCTGTTGCTTTCGGCAGTCCTATTGGAGGTGTGCTCTTCTCATTAGAG GAAATGGCCAACTACTTCCCACTGAAAACGCTCTGGCGAAGCTACTTCTGCGCCTTGGTAGCGACCAGTGTACTGGCG GCCCTGAATCCTTTCCGCACTGGGCAACTGGTCATGTTCCAAGTGGAGTATGACCGCAGCTGGCACTTTTTCGAGCTAATCTTCTTTGCATTCCTTGGCGTCTTTGGAGGTTTGTATGGTGCTTTCGTGATCAAATGGAACCTCCGAGTTGCTGCGTTCCGCAAGAAGTATCTGTCACCGCACCCAGTCATGGAGGCCGTGGTTCTTGCCGGCTTCACTGCGCTTATTTGCTATCCGAACATGTTCCTGAGGATCAACATgacggagatgatggagattCTCTTCCGTGAATGTGAGGGTGGCCACGACTATAACGGATTGTGCCA GCCTTCACATCGGTGGTCAATGGTCATGTCACTGGCTGTCGCCACCATTCTTCGCATTGGTCTGGTCATCATATCGTATGGCTGCAAGGTCCCCGCAGGTATCTTCGTTCCTTCAATGGCCATCGGCGCATCATTTGGTCGCATGTTGGGTATCATGGTCGAGGCACTGCATAATTCTTTCCCGAAATCCGCCTTCTTTGCATCTTGTGAGCCAGATGTCCCATGCATTACACCAGGGACCTACGCATTCTTGGGCGCTGGAGCCGCGCTTAGTGGGATCATGCACCTGACCATTTCTGTTACGGTCATTATGTTTGAGTTGACCGGAGCGCTAACCTACATCCTCCCGACCATG ATCGTCGTCGGTGTCACCAAAGCCGTCGGAGACCGGTTTGGAAATGGAGGTATTGCAGACCGGATGATCTGGTTCAACGGATTCCCATTCCTAGACAACAAGGAGGACCATGTCTTCAACGTGCCCGTCTCACACGCAATGACAACGGAACCGCTTACGCTGCCGGCATCGGACTTCCCCGTGCGTGAGGCGGAGCATCTGCTCAGCGACAACAAATTCCAGGGCATCCCGATTGTGGAAGACCGCAGCAACAAGATCCTGGTCGGATATATTGGGCGCACAGAGCTCCGCTATGCCATTGACCGCGCGCGCAGCGAGGGTCTCATCTCCCCGACAGCGCGATGCGTGTTCACCAAAGAGGCAGCCGAAGCGACCGTCGCACGACGGGCATCAGTTCCCTCGCAGGCAGCACGCAGCACCGCAACCCTCGACGCGATCCAGGAAGGCGGGGACTCGGGCTTTGTCGACTTCTCGCGGTACGTGGACCACACGCCGCTAACAGTCCACCCGCGTCTGGCCCTCGAAACGGTCATGGAGATCTTCAAGAAGATGGGACCGCGAATTATTCTCGTCGAGCATCGCGGCCGCCTAACGGGTCTGGTCACGGTGAAGGACTGCCTGAAGTACCAGTTCAaggtcgaggcggaggaacAGGCCCTGGTGGCTGCTAGCTCCTCTGCTGCCTTTTCGTCTTCGCTAGGCGGCCACCTGGATAATGCCCCGGAGTCTATGGAAGAGCGTCTGTGGCGACTCATCCAGACTGTTGCTGGCTTTGTATCTGGTAAAGTGGGCCGGCGGCCTGTCCGGCTACGCGGCGGGCCTAATCCTTCGGTTCCGGAGTCGGGGATTTTGGATGGAACGGAGGATGATGGGGTtgtggagctggaggacagGGAGTCTGGGGATCGGGGACAGCGACAGTAG
- a CDS encoding uncharacterized protein (ID:PFLUO_004778-T1.cds;~source:funannotate) produces the protein MLSSRGPSTILLDTLRRIRIVSHPPRLRRWPFSIADVNQPFREAKMAHNDATPMDNQARRPKKLIFAPGDIDPTADFKTSATETPDSAAPESQAYQTQHQHAIPSHLTPAAAESLRSETSTPNSTTEQRLLSNPARAHQFVTNPPLTVSQMHGTNPLHQFHSWFRDPRLHSTSAPETCTLATAAMPSGRVSARVVYLKELDERGWVVYSNWGSREGKGGQVFGKLADGGKGDALGSMPEPGQDDGSSTAPAAEMGNKWAALTFSWGTTERQVRVEGLLEPLSRSESEVYWRTRERGSQIGAWASWQSRELWSAEPAKLAERQRRKSVARLQASAEAGTPCNDIPADIDETDIEDGRTLLEQRVKEMEERFAGVLEVPLPPFWGGVRLVPESVEFWQGRRSRLHDRFRYVKLDGEGEGEDARWRLQRLSP, from the exons ATGCTCTCCTCCCGTGGGCCCTCCACTATTCTCCTCGACACTCTTCGCCGCATCCGGATCGTTTCCCACCCACCCCGCCTTCGACGCTGGCCTTTCTCCATCGCGGACGTAAACCAGCCCTTTAGAGAAGCTAAGATGGCGCACAACGACGCAACACCTATGGACAACCAGGCTCGGCGgcccaagaagctgatct TTGCACCAGGCGACATCGACCCAACGGCCGACTTCAAAACCAGCGCAACAGAAACACCCGATTCCGCGGCCCCAGAATCACAAGCCTATCAGACGCAGCACCAGCATGCGATCCCATCCCACCtcacgcccgccgccgcggagTCCCTGCGCTCCGAGACCTCAACGCCCAACTCGACCACCGAGCAACGGCTACTCTCGAACCCCGCACGAGCACACCAATTCGTAACCAACCCGCCTTTAACCGTCTCCCAAATGCACGGCACGAATCCCTTGCACCAATTCCACTCCTGGTTCCGCGATCCGCGGCTGCATTCCACCTCTGCGCCGGAAACGTGCACGctcgcgacggcggcgatgccCTCTGGCCGGGTCAGTGCGCGGGTGGTCTATCTCAAGGAATTGGATGAGCGCGGCTGGGTAGTGTACAGTAATTGGGGGAGTCGTGAGGGGAAGGGCGGGCAGGTGTTTGGGAAGCTTGCCGACGGCGGGAAAGGAGATGCGTTGGGCTCTATGCCGGAACCTGGGCAGGATGATGGTTCATCCACGGCACCGGCTGCGGAGATGGGCAACAAATGGGCCGCGCTGACATTCAGCTGGGGCACTACGGAGCGCCAAGTCCGCGTGGAGGGACTCCTCGAGCCGCTCAGCCGCTCTGAGAGCGAAGTGTACTGGCGCACGCGCGAACGAggcagccagatcggcgCATGGGCTAGCTGGCAGAGCCGCGAGCTGTGGTCTGCAGAACCAGCAAAGCTGGCCGAGCGTCAGCGGCGCAAGAGCGTAGCGCGCTTGCAGGCTTCCGCGGAGGCGGGGACGCCGTGCAATGATATCCCGGCTGATATTGACGAGACGGATATTGAGGATGGGAGGACGTTGCTAGAGCAGAGGgtgaaggagatggaggagcggtTTGCTGGTGTGCTGGaggtgccgctgccgccgttTTGGGGTGGGGTGCGGCTTGTCCCTGAGTCTGTGGAGTTCTGGCAGGGTCGTCGTAGTCGATTGCATGATCGGTTTCGGTATGTAAAGCTTGAcggggagggggagggagaggatgcGCGTTGGCGGTTGCAAAGGTTGTCGCCTTGA
- a CDS encoding uncharacterized protein (ID:PFLUO_004779-T1.cds;~source:funannotate), whose amino-acid sequence MVFKPFTHLARQSFAKAFTHGYAQSVVAASQSSYASTTTFNNLACTPAKFSRTTQLQNAFSNASSSSGAGAKASQGGSGSGDFGLAAYYAAWQHAQQTGDDSDWTQFQFKRRIGWKPESAEEGDHAVRESRSESAPPHLTKAAVNEDVSAQVEEAVAREIQIQEEQALAEEEAMEATEATAGSAAEETIASDLVSDATKTASDRIVQLATEKNYAEIPAAFQTLLKDGLTPTVEAYNSLLVAAIRLHPDAVLAIPKALDVYSDMLRRRVIPDEDTYQTLVQLLVTRAHDIIKAKEVLEQERVRFGGMEEPGKFMLQSSELERDILAEDHSLSIAVKLFDTATTRHAELVFPREMYQHLIIACAEEGKVEDMIRIFAHMETQEVIPHATIFPSMIDAFAASGDLKSAVECYNEYRSLAVSDDDGVFSIVQRLDGQVYAALIRAYLACGKNEGAIHFLDRVRSSFDDITENREARWDAVESVIIQDALVQHSLDAGEHGKALEQAKTELHDEARTQAISRICMSAADAGDLATASEAYDRLPTAPDARQNPAISLMALHVRRGNVSAARSLWIMLNTVGQATPDMVQPTAMYSIALLKSGQIEEGLQEARNSFARIRNASAHDAAVASLTYEQITETLHLFGRLLIQTAAVLSPQAAMTLLWSMVENGGFVSPLAEHAVASLGPMGISQLSPADLTLALQVQASMLANNSAMLFDIAHPVRFAHMLDVALSTTIPLDAYTTGLIDQAIGKVLTSRPDVVKKWQDHLEGSTQASLQSDRQSPVSMAETSVTTPTSSSPDSVDPYAYATDFRGSAIIAEELEKTTGRAETHLNEAMIRVKNMRRIGRHPRYITYAKLITAAAKVGRMDSVHEILGMARADVPLNPAYHLVKYGWVSILDAMVAACLTLGDRQLAGQYHQELLGLGSAPSANTFGLYITTLKESTKTFDEATEALKIFHRAVAEGVEPTSFLYNALIGKLGKARRIDDCLAYFAEMRTNNVRPTSVTYGTIVNALCRVSDERFAEEMFEEMESMPNYKPRPAPYNSMIQYFLTTKRDRSKVLAYYERMRARKIQPTMHTYKLLIDAHASLEPVDMDAAEKILQSMRAAGQRPDAVHYASLIHAKGCAQHDLEGARRVFDSVVADPTVRPQPCLYQALFEAMVANHRVADTEEIVQGMLKRRVEMTAYIANTLIHGWATEGSVSKAKAIYNSIGLAKREPSTYEAMTRAFLGADDRASATTIVQEMMSRGYPSAVAGKIMDLVGGTAPSI is encoded by the coding sequence ATGGTGTTCAAGCCATTCACCCATCTCGCGCGTCAGAGTTTCGCCAAAGCCTTCACCCATGGCTATGCTCAGTCGGTAGTCGCCGCGTCACAGTCCTCCTACGCGTCGACCACCACTTTCAACAACCTCGCCTGCACCCCGGCCAAGTTCTCCCGCACCACCCAGCTGCAAAATGCTTTCTCGAAcgcgtccagctcgtccggcgccggcgccaaGGCCAGTCAGGGCGGCTCCGGGTCTGGAGATTTCGGTCTAGCCGCGTACTACGCTGCCTGGCAGCATGCGCAGCAGACCGGCGATGACAGTGACTGGACACAGTTTCAGTTCAAGCGCCGCATCGGATGGAAGCCCGAATCCGCGGAAGAGGGTGACCATGCCGTGCGAGAGTCTCGATCCGAGTCCGCGCCGCCCCATCTGACCAAGGCGGCTGTGAATGAGGATGTCAGTGCACAGGTGGAGGAAGCCGTGGCACGAgagatccagatccaggaggagcaggcactagccgaggaggaggctaTGGAGGCGACAGAGGCCACTGCGGGATCCGCTGCCGAAGAGACCATTGCCTCGGACCTCGTGTCAGATGCGACCAAGACCGCCTCGGATCGAATTGTCCAACTGGCCACAGAGAAGAATTATGCAGAGATTCCGGCTGCCTTCCAGACCTTGCTCAAGGACGGACTGACTCCGACAGTGGAGGCGTACAATTCCCTCCTGGTCGCTGCCATCCGACTTCACCCAGACGCCGTGCTGGCCATCCCCAAGGCGCTCGATGTCTACTCCGATATGCTTCGTCGAAGGGTAATTCCCGACGAAGATACCTACCAGACCCTGGTCCAGCTCTTGGTGACTCGCGCTCACGATatcatcaaggccaaggaagtgctggagcaggagcgGGTCCGTTTCGGTGGAATGGAGGAGCCCGGCAAGTTTATGCTTCAGTCGAGTGAATTGGAGCGCGACATTCTGGCGGAAGATCACTCGTTGTCTATCGCTGTGAAACTCTTTGACACCGCCACGACCCGTCATGCCGAACTCGTATTCCCGCGGGAGATGTACCAACATCTCATCATCGCCTGTGCTGAAGAAGGCAAGGTGGAGGACATGATCCGCATCTTTGCCCACATGGAGACGCAGGAGGTGATTCCCCATGCTACCATCTTCCCGTCTATGATCGATGCGTTTGCCGCCAGCGGCGATCTCAAGAGCGCCGTGGAATGCTACAACGAGTACCGAAGTCTTGCCGTTTCTGACGACGATGGAGTATTCAGCATCGTTCAGCGCTTGGACGGTCAGGTTTATGCTGCGTTGATCCGCGCCTATCTCGCTTGCGGGAAGAACGAGGGCGCGATCCACTTCCTCGATCGCGTGCGCTCTTCGTTTGACGACATTACGGAGAACCGCGAGGCTCGCTGGGACGCCGTCGAGTCGGTGATCATCCAAGATGCTCTCGTGCAGCACTCGCTAGACGCTGGAGAGCACGGCAAAGCCctggagcaggccaagacGGAGTTGCACGATGAGGCTCGGACTCAAGCCATCTCTCGGATTTGCATGTCCGCGGCCGATGCAGGCGATCTGGCCACTGCTTCCGAGGCGTACGATCGTCTACCGACCGCGCCTGACGCTCGGCAGAACCCTGCGATCTCTTTGATGGCTCTTCATGTCCGCCGAGGCAATGTGTCGGCGGCCCGTTCCTTGTGGATCATGTTGAACACCGTGGGTCAGGCGACCCCGGATATGGTTCAGCCGACCGCCATGTACTCGATTGCATTGCTCAAGAGTGGTCAGATCGAAGAAGGCCTACAGGAGGCCCGAAACTCGTTTGCCCGTATCCGAAACGCTTCTGCTCATGATGCTGCCGTCGCCTCTCTCACCTACGAGCAGATCACCGAGACCCTTCACCTCTTTGGCCGATTGCTTATCCAAACTGCCGCCGTGCTCTCGCCTCAAGCGGCTATGACCCTTCTCTGGTCCATGGTTGAGAATGGTGGCTTTGTCTCTCCTCTTGCCGAGCATGCTGTCGCCAGTCTGGGTCCCATGGGCATCTCCCAGCTCAGCCCCGCTGACCTTACCCTTGCCCTTCAGGTCCAGGCCTCCATGCTGGCTAACAACAGCGCCATGCTATTCGACATTGCTCACCCGGTCCGCTTCGCGCACATGCTTGATGTGGCTCTGTCGACCACTATTCCCCTGGACGCCTACACGACTGGTCTGATCGACCAGGCTATCGGCAAGGTTCTCACCAGCCGGCCGGATGTTGTCAAGAAGTGGCAGGATCATCTGGAGGGGTCGACCCAAGCATCCTTGCAGTCCGACCGCCAGAGTCCCGTCTCCATGGCAGAGACTTCGGTCACGACCCCGACGTCGTCCAGCCCGGATTCGGTCGACCCTTATGCATATGCCACCGACTTTCGGGGATCTGCCATCATCGCAGAGGAGCTTGAGAAGACAACCGGTCGCGCCGAGACCCATCTCAACGAGGCGATGATCCGAGTCAAGAACATGCGTCGTATCGGCCGTCACCCTCGCTACATCACCTACGCCAAGCTGATTACCGCTGCCGCCAAAGTTGGCCGCATGGACTCGGTGCACGAGATTCTGGGTATGGCCCGGGCTGATGTCCCCCTTAACCCGGCGTACCACCTTGTCAAGTACGGTTGGGTGTCGATCCTCGACGCCATGGTTGCTGCCTGTCTTACTCTCGGGGACCGACAGCTGGCCGGCCAATATCATCAGGAGCTCCTGGGTCTTGGATCTGCGCCCTCGGCCAATACCTTCGGGCTGTAcatcaccaccctcaagGAGTCGACCAAGACATTTGACGAAGCCACCGAGGCCCTCAAGATCTTCCACCGCGCAGTGGCGGAGGGCGTGGAGCCCACTTCGTTCCTGTACAATGCCCTGATTGGCAAGCTAGGCAAGGCCCGTCGCATTGATGACTGTCTCGCATACTTTGCTGAGATGCGCACCAACAACGTACGGCCGACCAGTGTCACCTACGGAACAATCGTCAATGCTCTGTGCCGTGTGAGCGACGAGCGGTTCGCCGAGGAGAtgttcgaggagatggagtcGATGCCCAACTACAAGCCGCGGCCCGCGCCGTACAACTCCATGATCCAGTATTTCCTCACCACGAAGCGCGACCGCAGCAAGGTTCTCGCGTACTATGAGCGCATGCGGGCTCGCAAGATCCAGCCGACGATGCACACTTACAAGCTGCTCATCGACGCCCATGCTTCGCTTGAGCCGGTCGACATGGACGCGGCTGAGAAGATTCTGCAGTCGATGCGGGCTGCTGGGCAACGCCCTGACGCCGTTCACTACGCTTCTCTCATCCACGCCAAGGGCTGCGCGCAACACGACTTGGAAGGCGCACGAAGGGTGTTTGACTCGGTTGTGGCCGATCCCACCGTGCGTCCGCAGCCGTGTCTGTACCAGGCTCTCTTCGAGGCAATGGTCGCCAACCACCGGGTGGCAGATACcgaggagattgtccagGGTATGCTCAAGCGCAGGGTTGAGATGACCGCATATATTGCCAACACTCTTATCCACGGATGGGCCACCGAGGGCAGCgtctccaaggccaaggccatctaCAACAGCATCGGTCTCGCTAAACGTGAGCCCAGCACCTACGAAGCGATGACCCGTGCATTCTTGGGCGCCGACGACCGCGCGAGCGCCACCACCATCGTCCAGGAGATGATGTCGCGCGGATACCCGTCCGCAGTGGCCGGCAAGATCATGGATCTGGTCGGCGGCACCGCTCCCTCCATCTAA
- a CDS encoding uncharacterized protein (ID:PFLUO_004780-T1.cds;~source:funannotate), with the protein MYSAVIRQTIKPSGLHITKLARASYADKIQHTPTSGADEDFVHASFPDDFESSPLKPDLQGPKTNVKGSKEAAVHEASTQAMQGQAQSPAARRVKRGKDAAEMEKEPELDEM; encoded by the exons ATGTACTCTGCAGTGATCAGACAAACTATCAAGCCCTCAGGGCTGCATATCACCAAGCTCGCTCGCGCAAGCTACGCTGACAAAATTCAGCATACGCCTACTTCGGGTGCAGATGAAG ACTTTGTCCACGCCTCTTTCCCCGATGATTTTGAATCGTCGCCCTTGAAGCCCGATCTCCAGGGCCCCAAGACGAATGTGAAGGGAAGTAAGGAGGCGGCTGTGCATGAAGCTTCG ACTCAGGCGATGCAGGGACAGGCGCAGTCGCCTGCCGCGCGGCGTGTGAAGCGCGGAAAAGATGCGgcagagatggagaaagagcCCGAGTTGGACGAGATGTGA
- a CDS encoding uncharacterized protein (ID:PFLUO_004781-T1.cds;~source:funannotate), with protein MVSQTLLETPRHPGRSERGSESDSSLDEIAQEKHKLMVTGFALGKHAKVLDKSASPKRWKSFWTSFRYLANLTPKEVDDFMASYVIYNLDWSNEQQMQEQLGSDYQKRVGDCLKSYYGVLNHLCALGDVEKMYIPPWMSRKANVLENQILYERSIAHDVALTAGDKVLDLGCGRGRVAAHMAQCTGAHVTGLNIDPNQVAQAKTFNEERGLQNNFITQDFNSLPLPFADESFDAFYQIQALSLCKDIPALFGEVFRVVKPGARISLLDWISLPAYEPENPEHAELMRRVKPLIGAVGTPTQESLEKALTDSGFEIVRSENASIDGLQAPLIDTVDLYFRTLRQVILGLVKLHVLPRHFKTLINRLCLDGQAFVKMDNMRLATTSYSIIAQKPRQV; from the exons ATGGTGTCGCAAACGCTGCTGGAGACACCGCGCCATCCTGGGCGGAGCGAGCGTGGCTCCGAGAGCGATAGCTCGTTGGACGAGATCGCGCAAGAGAAGCACAAGCTGATGGTGACCGGCTTCGCTCTGGGAAAGCACGCAAAGGTCCTCGACAAGTCCGCGTCGCCGAAGCGGTGGAAGTCTTTCTGGACGTCATTCCGCTACCTGGCCAACCTGACGCCCAAGGAAGTAGATGACTTCATGGCATCATACGTCATCTACAATCTCGACTGGTCCAATgagcagcagatgcaggAGCAGCTGGGCTCTGACTACCAAAAACGTGTGGGAGACTGTCTGAAATCTTACTATGGGGTGTTGAATCACCTCTGTGCGCTGGGTGATGTTGAGAAAATG TACATCCCGCCATGGATGAGCCGCAAAGCCAACGTTCTGGAGAACCAGATTCTGTACGAGCGATCAATTGCGCATGACGTCGCCTTAACCGCCGGAGATAAGGTGCTCGATCTGGGCTGTGGTCGTGGCCGGGTGGCCGCCCACATGGCGCAGTGTACCGGAGCTCATGTCACCGGCCTCAACATCGACCCCAACCAAGTCGCCCAGGCCAAGACCTTTAACGAAGAGCGCGGCCTGCAGAACAATTTTATCACCCAGGATTTCAACAGTCTGCCGCTGCCCTTTGCCGACGAGAGCTTCGATGCCTTCTACCAGATCCAAGCCCTCAGTCTATGCAAGGACATTCCCGCACTCTTCGGCGAGGTCTTCCGGGTAGTCAAGCCCGGCGCACGCATCTCTCTGCTCGACTGGATCAGCCTGCCGGCCTACGAGCCAGAAAACCCAGAACACGCCGAGCTCATGCGCCGCGTCAAGCCTCTGATCGGCGCCGTCGGCACCCCCACCCAAGAAagcctggagaaggcgctCACCGACTCTGGATTTGAGATCGTGCGTTCGGAAAACGCCAGCATCGACGGCCTGCAGGCCCCGCTGATTGACACCGTCGATCTCTACTTCCGCACCCTGCGCCAGGTCATCCTCGGTCTCGTCAAACTCCACGTCCTGCCCCGCCACTTCAAGACGCTGATCAACCGGCTCTGTCTGGACGGACAGGCGTTCGTCAAGATGGATAACATGCGTCTGGCTACCACCAGCTACAGCATCATTGCGCAAAAGCCCCGGCAAGTATAG
- a CDS encoding uncharacterized protein (ID:PFLUO_004782-T1.cds;~source:funannotate), giving the protein MTPFRSVTALSAPGKVLLTGGYLVLDRSYTGTVFALDARIHVIVQQLSKGHRRDPASPSDTRPEAGTQEAEDTVIVRSPQFVDAVWEYSIRRCENGGGVKAVQKGDGPRNPFVETSLSYALTYISYVANSKDFGSLVITIIADNDYYSETAASKGPASARRGRFANFGVPLQDAHKTGLGSSAALVTAFVSALVIHRTMHADDLGAGRDKIHNLAQAAHCAAQGKVGSGFDVAAAVYGSCLYRRFSPAILEAVGDVGSAGFEERLFAVVEDADPQHPWDTECVDFGMQLPRGLQMVLCDVECGSQTPTMVKKVLEWRKNNRSEADVLWASLQKNNECLRQELKHLAQHPDANPDGDFSEVRSYVHRTRHHIRTMTRLTGVPIEPRVQTELLDAISEIDGVVGGVVPGAGGYDAIALLIRDDPAVISRLNESLTNWKSSVEDDFGGKIGHVRLLGVRHGSEGVKNEILDQYAGWL; this is encoded by the exons ATGACCCCCTTTCGATCGGTGACGGCATTGTCCGCCCCTGGGAAGGTCCTTCTCACCGGTGGCTACCTCGTCCTCGATCGCAGCTACACCGGCACCGTTTTTGCACTTGACGCACGCATCCATGTCATCGTCCAGCAGTTGAGCAAAGGTCACCGCCGAGACCCCGCCTCGCCAAGTGACACCCGACCAGAGGCCGGGACTCAGGAGGCCGAGGACACTGTCATTGTGCGCTCTCCACAATTCGTGGACGCAGTGTGGGAATATAGTATACGGCGCTGTGAGAATGGTGGGGGAGTTAAGGCGGTCCAGAAAGGCGACGG ACCCCGGAATCCCTTCGTCGAGACCTCGTTAAGTTACGCGTTAACCTACATCAGCTACGTCGCCAACTCCAAGGACTTTGGATCGCTCGTaatcaccatcatcgccgacaACGACTACTACTCCGAGACGGCTGCTTCCAAGGGCCCCGCATCCGCGCGCAGGGGACGATTTGCCAACTTCGGCGTTCCTCTACAAGATGCTCATAAGACTGGGCTGGGATCGTCGGCTGCGCTGGTGACTGCGTTCGTCTCGGCCCTGGTCATCCATCGCACAATGCACGCAGACGATCTCGGCGCGGGTCGCGACAAGATCCATAACCTGGCACAGGCGGCACACTGCGCggcccagggcaaggtggGATCGGGATTCGATGTGGCCGCTGCCGTGTACGGGTCGTGTCTCTACCGACGGTTTTCGCCCGCGATTCTGGAGGCGGTTGGCGATGTGGGCTCGGCAGGGTTCGAAGAGCGGCTCTTTGCAGTAGTCGAGGATGCCGACCCACAACATCCCTGGGACACCGAGTGCGTGGATTTTGGCATGCAGCTCCCGCGCGGGCTGCAGATGGTTCTATGCGACGTTGAATGTGGCTCGCAAACACCCACGATGGTTAAGAAGGTCCTGGAGTGGCGGAAGAACAATCGCAGCGAAGCCGACGTGCTTTGGGCCAGCCTCCAGAAGAACAACGAATGTCTGCGGCAGGAACTGAAGCATCTGGCCCAGCATCCCGACGCCAATCCCGATGGCGATTTCTCCGAGGTCCGTTCCTACGTCCACCGCACGCGACACCACATCCGCACGATGACTCGCCTGACGGGCGTCCCCATCGAGCCGCGTGTGCAGACGGAACTACTTGACGCCATCTCGGAGATTGACGGTGTTGTCGGCGGCGTGGTACCCGGTGCTGGGGGCTACGATGCCATTGCGCTGCTGATCCGTGATGATCCCGCGGTGATCTCCCGGCTCAATGAGAGCTTGACGAACTGGAAGAGCTCggtggaagatgattttGGTGGGAAGATAGGCCATGTGCGCCTGCTGGGCGTGCGGCATGGGTCTGAAGGGGTGAAGAACGAAATACTGGATCAATACGCCGGCTGGCTCTAA